TATGAATACTCCGCACGAAATCGACCCGGCCCGACTCCTTGAAATCGTTGTTCTGGCTGTACGGACCGCAGGCGATCATGCCAACGCCAACCGGCATCGCAGGATGGACACAATGATGGTGGCGGCCCATGACGTGAAGCTACAGCTCGACCTGGAATGTCAGAACATCATCTGGAGCCTCGTCCGCAAACATTTCCCGCAGCATGCCATCCTGGCGGAAGAAAGCGCCGATAAAGGACAACCGGCGGATGACCCCCACCAGTCTCCCTATACCTGGATCATTGACCCGATCGACGGAACGGTGAATTTTTCACACGGCCTGCCCTGGTGGTGCTGTTCGGTGGCCGTAACCTATCAGGGCCAGACCGTGGCGGCGGCCGTCTATTCCCCCGCCACCCATGAGCTGTTCACGGCCGCCCGTGGCGGGACCGCCTGCTGCAACGGTCTTCCCCTCGCCGTCGCCGGGACCAAGGCACTCCGGGACTCCATGGTGCTGACCGGCCTGGATCAGAAGTCCACGGAACTCCCTCAGCGCTTGTCGCGTTTTCAGGCCATTTCAGACGCGGTTCAAAAAACACGCGTCATCGGGGCCGCCGCATTGGATATGTGCCGCGTGGCCGCCGGCCAGGCGGATGGCTATTTTGAAGCGGGCATCTACACCTGGGATGTGGCCGCGGCCGGCCTGATCGTTGAACTCGCAGGCGGGCGCGTTGAAATTCTGGACAACCCCTCCCCCCATCGCCTCGTCTATATGGCCACCAATGGCCACATCCACGACGAATTAAAAGCCCTGATTAACGGACTGGATTGCAAACGGAAAACCTGAAGTCCGGCCACCGGAGTCAGGAGACAGGATTCAGGAAACACCATGAGTTTTAGAACACCTTTGATTCATCACACGATCCGGGCCCTGGTGCTGAGCATCATGCTGGGGCTCCCTTTGACCAGCCTGGCAGGGATTGACCGTCAGCGCCAGTCCGTCGCCAAGATCTACGTCACTGTGCAGCAGGAGGATTTCCGCCAGCCCTGGCAGTCCAGCCCGCCGATGAGCGGCAATGGCTCGGGCTTCATTATCAAGGGAAAGCGCCTGATGACCAACGCCCACGTCGTCTCTGATGCCCGCTTCATTGAAGTCCAGCGCGAAGGCGACACCCGTAAATTTCCGGCGCACGTCCGGTTCATTGCCCACGACTGCGACATTGCCGTACTGGAAGTCAATGATGAAGCGTTCTTCGAAGGAACCAAACCCCTGACGTTCGGCACCACCCTCCCCAGCCTGAATGACGCCGTGATCGTGCTGGGCTACCCCATGGGGGGCGGCCGCCTGTCTCTCACCAAAGGCGTGGTTTCCCGCATTGACTACAACCTCTATGCGCACAGTTCCATCGACTCCCACCTGGTGATGCAGGTGGATGCGGCGATCAATCCCGGCAATAGCGGCGGACCGGTGCTCTTCGACAACAAAGTCATCGGGATCGCGTTCCAGGGCATCGAGGCCTCGCAAAACATCGGCTATACCATCCCGCTCCCGGTCATCGAGCACTTCCTCAAGGATATTGACGACGGGACCTACGATGGTTACCCGGAACTGGGCGTGGACCATCTCCGCACCGAAAACCCGGCCTTACGCGTGAACCTCGGGCTCCCTAACGGGAGCAGCGGGGTGGTCGTCGCCAATGTGGACCCTTATGGGGCGGCGGCGGGACTGCTTAAGCCCCGCGATGTACTGCTGGCCATTGACGGCCACCCCATTGCCAATGATGGTTCCGTCCGTCTGGATAACAACACGGTGGAATACACGGAGTTCGTGGAGCGCAAGCAATGCACCGAGAGCATCAATTTCACCATCTGGCGCGAGGATCAAACGCTCGCGATCGTGGTCCCCTTGAGGCGCAAGCCGGACCCGTTCATCTTCCGCCAAACCTATGACCAGAAGCCGGAGTACTTTATTGCCGGGGGCCTGATTTTCTCCCCCCTCAGCCGTGGCTATCTGGCCACACTGGGCACCGAACTCAATACCCCGCCGGCCCAGCACCTGCTTTACACCGCCCGCTACGCCAAACTCGACAACCTGATCAAGGATCGCAGTCAGTTCGTCCTGCTCACCGGACGCCTGCCCCACCCCGTCAACACCTATTGCACCAGTCACTTCAACCAGATTCTGGCCTCCGTCAATGGCCAGCTGATCCGTTCGATCGGTGACCTGCCTGAAGCCCTGAAAAAACCGGTTCAAGGCTTCCATGTCTTCCGCTTTGAAGGCCAGGATGACCCCCTGATCATGGATGCAGGGCAGGCCGCCAAAGCTGACTCTGAGATACTGACCCATTATAGCATCCCCTCCCTCTCCCGTATTCTCCCAGCCCAGGAGGCCAAATAATGAACTGCTCCACACGTTCTGCCCGATTCGCGACGGTGATGCTGCTGGCCGCGACCAGTCTGGGCGCCCTGATCAGTCAGGCAACCCTCGCTGACACCAATATCCTGTCCGGCTGCGTGGCCGAAGTGCTTGTGACCGCCCAGAAGTTCGACTCCCACTTCCCCTGGAAAAAAGGGCGGCCGGAATCACGCGCCGGGTACGGAATCGTCATGGAGAACGGCCGCTTGATCACCACGGAGGATCTCGTCCGGAATGCCATGCTCATTGAAATTCAGCACCCCGGTGGCGCCACCAAAACAACGGCACGGGTGATCGAGGCGGATCCCCGGATCAATGCGGCCCTGCTGGAGGCCGATACCGGTGGATATACCGCCGCACAATGGGGTGCGCCGGTCGGGACGGGGGCCAAAGTCCAGATTATCCAATTTGACGAGGCCGGTCAGTTGCAAAGCGGTGATGGCCGGATCACCGGCATCAAGGTATCCTCCCTCCCCAATGCCCCTCTCAGCATCCTGGCCTTTCAGGCCCTGACAGATCTCAAATTGGAACGGGTTGGCTCACCCGCCTTCCATGAGGGAAAACTGGCAGGCCTAATTATGGAATATGATGATGCCACGCAAACGAGTCTGGTCCTGCCGACGGCTATCCTCAAACGCTTTATCGAGGATATCAATGCCGCGCCCTACCGCGGCATTGCGGTGGCCGGAATGACCTGGGCACCCCTGATCGCTCCCGCCAACCGGAAATTTTACGGCCTGGCCGATGATGACCAGGGCATCTTGGTTCTGCGAACCATCCCCGGCAGCGGCGCCTCTGCGGTCCTGCAGTCTGGCGATGTCATTTTGAAGTGGGACGGGTATGCCATTGATTCCCAAGGATATTATACTGATCCGGACTTCGGGCGACTGGTTCTAATCCACCAGATTTCAGGCCGGCGCCATCCCGGTGATGTCATCACCATTACCCGCTGGCGCAATCAGAAAAGCGAAGACGTGCCTCTCAAACTGGATGCCTACAGCGATTCCCGCTCCCTGGTACCACTGAACATTGAGGGGAACCAGGCGGAATACCTGGTGGAGGGAGGCTTTATCTTCCGCGAATTATCCGCTGATTATCTGCTCGCCAACGGGGCCCAGTGGATGGTCCGCTCCAATCCACGCCTGGTTGACCTCTACCTGACGCGCGCCCAAGCCCCCGCCAAACCCGGCGAGCGGGTGATCATCCTCACCGGGGTCCTGCCGGACCCTATCAACGTGGGATATCAGGAAATTCGGGATGAATGGGTCACGCAACTCAACGGTAAACCTGTATCAAACATGCGGGAGGTCTTTGCGATTCGCGATCAGGATGGCGGCCTCACCCGCATCCGCCTGAAAACACTAGGCCTGGATCTCGTGATGGATAAGGCGCTGCTCCCGGATGCCAATCGCCGGATCGCCATGCTCTACGGCATTCCGAAACGGGAACACCGGAAGCCACTTCCCGCCCTGGGCCCACTCCGCAGCGGCACCGGAAAATAAGAAGGAACGATCAATTCCCGATGACCCGGAAGACAACCCTCTTTACCGTCCCTCTCCAATCAGGTATAGTTAAAGCCATTTTTAACGGAGGAATATAATTATGCAGGCATTGAAGAAATTAGCTTTCCCGGGACCCAAAGGCCCGGTGGTTCTGGTGATCATGGATGGCGTGGGCATCGGAAAATACGAAGAGGGCGATGCCGTCCGTTCCGCCCTGACCCCGAATCTCGACTGGCTGAAGGCGAATGCCCTCTCCAGCCAGCTCAAAGCGCACGGCATTGCCGTCGGCCTTCCCAGTGATGAGGATATGGGAAACAGCGAAGTGGGCCATAATGCCATCGGTTGTGGCCGCGTGTTTGCCCAGGGGGCCAGCTTGGTCAGCGACGCCATCAGC
The sequence above is a segment of the bacterium genome. Coding sequences within it:
- a CDS encoding inositol monophosphatase family protein gives rise to the protein MNTPHEIDPARLLEIVVLAVRTAGDHANANRHRRMDTMMVAAHDVKLQLDLECQNIIWSLVRKHFPQHAILAEESADKGQPADDPHQSPYTWIIDPIDGTVNFSHGLPWWCCSVAVTYQGQTVAAAVYSPATHELFTAARGGTACCNGLPLAVAGTKALRDSMVLTGLDQKSTELPQRLSRFQAISDAVQKTRVIGAAALDMCRVAAGQADGYFEAGIYTWDVAAAGLIVELAGGRVEILDNPSPHRLVYMATNGHIHDELKALINGLDCKRKT
- a CDS encoding trypsin-like peptidase domain-containing protein; protein product: MSFRTPLIHHTIRALVLSIMLGLPLTSLAGIDRQRQSVAKIYVTVQQEDFRQPWQSSPPMSGNGSGFIIKGKRLMTNAHVVSDARFIEVQREGDTRKFPAHVRFIAHDCDIAVLEVNDEAFFEGTKPLTFGTTLPSLNDAVIVLGYPMGGGRLSLTKGVVSRIDYNLYAHSSIDSHLVMQVDAAINPGNSGGPVLFDNKVIGIAFQGIEASQNIGYTIPLPVIEHFLKDIDDGTYDGYPELGVDHLRTENPALRVNLGLPNGSSGVVVANVDPYGAAAGLLKPRDVLLAIDGHPIANDGSVRLDNNTVEYTEFVERKQCTESINFTIWREDQTLAIVVPLRRKPDPFIFRQTYDQKPEYFIAGGLIFSPLSRGYLATLGTELNTPPAQHLLYTARYAKLDNLIKDRSQFVLLTGRLPHPVNTYCTSHFNQILASVNGQLIRSIGDLPEALKKPVQGFHVFRFEGQDDPLIMDAGQAAKADSEILTHYSIPSLSRILPAQEAK